A stretch of the Comamonas testosteroni TK102 genome encodes the following:
- a CDS encoding 3-(methylthio)propionyl-CoA ligase yields MLGLMQSQPLLISSLIEFAARNHADGEIVSRRVEGDIHRYTYKELAARSRQLANKLDAMGLAHGDRVASLAWNGYRHMEMYFGVSGSGRVLHTVNPRLHPEQIAWIVNHAEDKVLCFDLTFLPIIQAVHAKCPEVRQWVVLCDADRLPADSGIPGLISYESWIAGQSDQYRWPQFDENTASSMCYTSGTTGNPKAVLYSHRSSTLHAYAAALPDVMCLSARDSVLPVVPMFHVNAWGLPYSAALTGCKMVFPGPALDGKSVYELIESEGVTFAAGVPTVWQMLLGYMKPGGLRFSKLNRTVIGGSACPPAMITAFQDDYGVEVLHAWGMTEMSPLGTLCTLKNKHLDLPKDEQMKIRQKQGRAIYGVEMKIVNDAGDEQPWDGKSYGDLLVRGPWIIDSYYKGSGNPLVRGADGYGWFPTGDVATIDPDGYMQITDRSKDVIKSGGEWISSIDIENIAMANPAVAMAACIGMPHPKWDERPIVAVVKKPGAEITREELLKFYEGKTAKWQIPDDVVFVEAIPIGATGKMLKTRLREELKDYKLPTAA; encoded by the coding sequence ATGTTGGGTCTGATGCAAAGCCAGCCGCTGTTGATTTCTTCCCTGATCGAGTTTGCCGCGCGCAACCATGCCGACGGGGAGATCGTCTCCCGCCGTGTGGAGGGCGATATCCACCGCTATACCTACAAGGAACTGGCGGCCCGCTCGCGTCAGCTGGCCAACAAGCTCGATGCTATGGGCCTGGCCCATGGCGACAGGGTGGCCAGCCTGGCCTGGAATGGCTATCGGCACATGGAGATGTATTTCGGCGTCAGCGGCTCGGGCCGGGTGCTGCACACCGTCAACCCGCGCCTGCATCCCGAGCAGATTGCCTGGATCGTCAACCACGCCGAAGACAAGGTGCTGTGCTTTGACCTGACCTTTTTGCCCATCATCCAGGCGGTGCATGCCAAATGCCCAGAGGTGCGGCAATGGGTGGTGCTCTGCGATGCGGACCGCCTGCCGGCAGACAGCGGCATTCCCGGCCTCATCAGCTACGAGAGCTGGATTGCGGGCCAGTCCGATCAATACCGCTGGCCGCAGTTCGACGAAAACACCGCATCCAGCATGTGCTACACCAGCGGCACCACGGGCAATCCCAAGGCCGTGCTCTACAGCCACCGCTCCAGTACCTTGCACGCCTATGCTGCCGCGCTGCCGGACGTGATGTGCCTGTCGGCCCGTGATTCGGTGCTGCCCGTGGTTCCCATGTTTCACGTCAATGCCTGGGGCTTGCCTTATTCGGCGGCGCTCACCGGCTGCAAGATGGTCTTCCCGGGCCCGGCGCTCGATGGCAAGTCGGTGTACGAACTCATCGAGTCTGAAGGCGTCACCTTTGCTGCCGGCGTGCCCACCGTCTGGCAGATGCTGCTTGGCTACATGAAGCCGGGCGGCCTGCGTTTTTCCAAGCTCAATCGCACGGTGATCGGCGGCTCCGCCTGCCCGCCAGCCATGATCACGGCCTTCCAGGATGACTATGGCGTGGAGGTTCTGCACGCCTGGGGCATGACGGAGATGAGTCCCCTGGGCACGCTGTGCACGCTCAAGAACAAGCATCTGGACCTGCCCAAGGACGAGCAGATGAAGATCCGGCAGAAGCAGGGGCGCGCGATCTATGGCGTGGAGATGAAGATCGTCAACGACGCCGGCGACGAGCAGCCCTGGGATGGCAAGAGCTATGGCGACCTGCTGGTGCGCGGCCCCTGGATCATCGACAGCTACTACAAAGGCAGTGGCAACCCCCTGGTGCGCGGGGCTGACGGCTATGGCTGGTTCCCGACGGGGGATGTGGCAACGATCGACCCCGATGGCTACATGCAGATCACCGACCGCAGCAAGGACGTGATCAAGTCCGGCGGCGAGTGGATCAGCTCCATCGATATAGAGAACATCGCCATGGCCAACCCGGCCGTGGCCATGGCAGCCTGCATAGGCATGCCGCATCCCAAGTGGGACGAGCGCCCCATCGTGGCGGTGGTCAAGAAGCCCGGCGCGGAAATCACGCGCGAGGAGCTGCTGAAGTTCTACGAGGGCAAGACGGCCAAGTGGCAGATTCCAGATGATGTGGTGTTTGTGGAGGCGATTCCGATTGGCGCCACGGGCAAGATGCTCAAGACCCGTTTGCGTGAGGAGCTCAAGGACTACAAGCTGCCCACGGCAGCCTGA
- the msrB gene encoding peptide-methionine (R)-S-oxide reductase MsrB: MSFPIQKSDQEWQALLQDKGAETAAFQVTRHAATERPFTGKYEQFWADGSYHCVCCGNKLFDSHTKFDAGCGWPSFDQAVPGAITNIVDRSHGMVRTETVCSNCGAHLGHVFPDGPTDTGLRYCMNSASLDFQGEHQK; encoded by the coding sequence ATGAGCTTTCCCATCCAGAAATCCGACCAAGAATGGCAAGCCCTGCTGCAGGACAAGGGGGCTGAAACCGCGGCCTTCCAGGTCACGCGCCATGCGGCCACCGAGCGCCCCTTCACCGGCAAATACGAGCAGTTCTGGGCCGACGGCAGCTACCACTGCGTCTGCTGCGGCAACAAGCTGTTCGACTCGCACACCAAGTTCGATGCGGGCTGCGGCTGGCCCAGCTTTGACCAGGCCGTGCCCGGCGCCATCACCAATATCGTGGATCGCAGCCACGGCATGGTGCGCACCGAGACGGTGTGCAGCAACTGCGGCGCTCATCTGGGCCATGTCTTTCCCGACGGTCCCACCGACACCGGACTGCGCTACTGCATGAATTCAGCCTCGCTGGATTTCCAGGGTGAACACCAAAAATAA
- a CDS encoding protein adenylyltransferase SelO, which yields MPLKHNACMSESPAPQWRKPGRFEALGPAFFTYLQPTPVPEPQWIATSTSAARWMDLDPEWLHSAEALQILSGNAVSDQGSGGSKPLATVYSGHQFGVWAGQLGDGRAILLGETEQGFEIQLKGAGRTPYSRMGDGRAVLRSSIREFLCSEAMAALGIPTTRALALTGSPLPVARETMETAAVVTRVAESFIRFGHFEHFAARDMQAELRALADLVIDQHYPECRTATALNGNHYANLLQAVSERTAQLLARWQGVGFCHGVMNTDNMSILGLTIDYGPFQFLDAFDPGHICNHSDSQGRYAFNRQPQVAYWNLYCLGQALLPLIGDEELTIAALESYKTVFPAAYARQMLAKLGLPENEAGTPATEGRFALLVNPLLQILADNKVDYTIFFSRLTDAVAQGQARPIDFEPLRNIILDRASFDAWSLTYSEQLAQVDSVQAMALMQESNPRFVLRNHLGETVIRAAQDGDFAPVQQMLAVLQAPCDSHPDHADWAGFPPDWASSIEISCSS from the coding sequence ATGCCGCTCAAGCACAATGCCTGCATGAGCGAATCCCCTGCCCCGCAATGGCGCAAGCCCGGCCGCTTCGAAGCCCTGGGCCCGGCTTTTTTCACCTATCTGCAACCCACGCCCGTACCCGAGCCGCAATGGATTGCCACCAGCACCAGCGCGGCACGCTGGATGGATCTGGACCCCGAATGGCTGCACAGCGCCGAAGCGCTGCAAATCCTCAGCGGCAATGCCGTCTCCGACCAAGGCAGCGGCGGCAGCAAGCCGCTGGCCACGGTCTATAGCGGCCACCAGTTCGGCGTCTGGGCCGGCCAGCTCGGCGACGGCCGCGCCATCCTGCTGGGCGAAACCGAGCAGGGCTTTGAAATCCAGCTCAAGGGAGCAGGCCGCACGCCCTATTCGCGCATGGGCGACGGCCGGGCCGTGCTGCGCTCGTCGATTCGCGAGTTTCTCTGCAGCGAAGCCATGGCGGCCCTGGGCATTCCCACCACGCGTGCGCTGGCGCTGACGGGCTCGCCCCTGCCCGTGGCGCGCGAGACCATGGAAACCGCCGCCGTCGTGACGCGTGTGGCCGAGAGCTTCATCCGCTTCGGCCATTTCGAGCATTTCGCCGCACGCGATATGCAGGCCGAGCTGCGCGCCCTGGCCGATCTGGTCATAGACCAGCACTATCCCGAGTGCCGCACGGCCACCGCGCTGAACGGCAACCACTACGCCAATTTGCTGCAGGCCGTGAGCGAGCGCACGGCCCAATTGCTGGCCCGGTGGCAGGGTGTGGGCTTCTGCCACGGCGTGATGAATACCGACAATATGAGCATTCTGGGCCTGACCATCGATTACGGCCCCTTCCAGTTTCTCGACGCCTTCGACCCCGGCCATATCTGCAACCACAGCGACAGCCAGGGCCGCTATGCCTTCAACCGCCAGCCCCAGGTGGCCTACTGGAATCTGTATTGCCTGGGCCAGGCCCTGCTGCCGCTGATCGGCGACGAAGAGCTGACGATTGCGGCGCTTGAGTCGTACAAGACCGTCTTTCCCGCCGCCTATGCGCGCCAGATGCTGGCCAAGCTGGGCCTGCCCGAGAACGAGGCCGGCACGCCGGCCACCGAAGGCCGCTTTGCACTGCTGGTCAACCCGCTGCTGCAGATCCTGGCCGACAACAAGGTGGACTACACCATCTTCTTCAGTCGCCTGACCGATGCCGTCGCACAGGGGCAGGCAAGACCGATCGACTTCGAGCCGCTGCGTAACATCATTCTTGACCGGGCCAGCTTCGATGCCTGGTCGCTCACTTATTCAGAGCAGCTGGCGCAAGTGGATAGCGTGCAGGCCATGGCTTTGATGCAAGAATCCAATCCGCGCTTTGTGCTGCGCAACCATCTGGGCGAAACCGTGATCCGCGCCGCCCAGGACGGTGACTTCGCGCCGGTGCAGCAGATGCTGGCCGTGCTGCAAGCGCCTTGTGACTCGCATCCGGACCACGCTGACTGGGCCGGCTTCCCGCCCGACTGGGCTTCCTCGATTGAAATCAGCTGTTCATCATGA
- a CDS encoding branched-chain amino acid ABC transporter substrate-binding protein produces the protein MKFAIKALTASVILACAGSAMAQKGETVKVAWIDPLSGLMAALGSNQLKSLQYVAEELNKGNASGVKFEIIGIDNKLSPQETTAALRSAMDQGVRYVFQGNGSGPALAIMDALEKHNARNKGKEVVFLNYAAVDPDLTNSKCSYWHFRLDADTSMKMEALTTYMKDVPEIKKVYLINQNYSHGQQVSKYAKEMLKRKRPDVEVVGDDFSPLAQVRDFAPYVAKIKQSGADTVITGNWGSDLALLIKAANDAGLNNVKFYTYYAIATGAPTAMGAAAAGKVYMVGYGHLNMPGAMDKIVKGFKAKVNEDMYTGTVYTGLNMLDQAFAKAKTTDPVKVAATMEGMKFQNYNGEVEMRKSDHQLQQGLYIARWEKAGGKYPMDSENTGYTFAPVKYFEPYVASTPTSCQMKRPS, from the coding sequence ATGAAGTTTGCAATCAAGGCTTTGACAGCATCGGTGATCCTGGCGTGCGCGGGGAGCGCGATGGCCCAGAAGGGAGAGACCGTCAAGGTCGCCTGGATTGACCCGCTCTCGGGCCTGATGGCAGCGCTGGGTTCCAACCAGCTCAAAAGCCTGCAGTACGTGGCAGAGGAACTCAACAAGGGCAATGCTTCGGGGGTGAAGTTCGAGATCATCGGCATCGACAACAAGCTCAGCCCGCAGGAGACCACGGCCGCGCTGCGTTCGGCCATGGACCAGGGCGTGCGCTATGTGTTCCAGGGCAACGGCTCGGGACCGGCGCTGGCCATCATGGATGCGCTGGAAAAGCACAATGCGCGCAACAAGGGCAAGGAGGTCGTGTTCCTCAACTATGCGGCCGTGGACCCCGATCTGACCAACAGCAAGTGCAGCTACTGGCATTTCCGTCTCGATGCCGATACCTCCATGAAGATGGAGGCCTTGACCACGTATATGAAGGACGTGCCAGAGATCAAGAAGGTCTATCTGATCAACCAGAACTACTCGCATGGCCAGCAGGTGTCCAAGTACGCCAAGGAGATGCTCAAGCGCAAGCGCCCCGATGTGGAAGTCGTGGGTGACGACTTCTCGCCGCTGGCCCAGGTGCGCGACTTCGCGCCCTATGTGGCCAAGATCAAGCAGTCGGGCGCAGACACGGTGATCACGGGCAACTGGGGCTCGGACCTGGCACTGCTGATCAAGGCTGCCAACGATGCGGGCCTGAACAACGTCAAGTTCTACACCTATTACGCCATTGCCACGGGAGCTCCCACGGCCATGGGTGCGGCGGCGGCAGGCAAGGTCTATATGGTGGGCTACGGCCACTTGAACATGCCCGGCGCCATGGACAAGATCGTCAAGGGCTTCAAGGCCAAGGTCAACGAGGATATGTACACCGGCACCGTGTACACGGGGCTGAACATGCTCGATCAGGCTTTTGCCAAGGCCAAGACCACCGATCCCGTCAAGGTCGCGGCGACCATGGAGGGCATGAAGTTCCAGAACTACAACGGCGAGGTCGAGATGCGCAAGAGCGATCACCAGCTGCAGCAGGGTCTGTACATCGCGCGCTGGGAAAAGGCCGGCGGCAAATACCCCATGGACTCCGAGAACACGGGCTATACCTTTGCACCCGTGAAGTACTTCGAACCCTATGTGGCCAGCACTCCCACCAGCTGCCAGATGAAGCGTCCCTCCTGA